Proteins encoded by one window of Cyclobacteriaceae bacterium:
- a CDS encoding efflux RND transporter permease subunit has translation MNITEISINRPSLIIVLFSVFILAGFLGYKNLSYELMPDFNQPVVVIKTGYPGADPTEVETSVSRKIEDALSNLEGVDFIVTKSLPNASVLIVNLKYGSDLDQTMQDAQRYIDNIRRDLPQDILSPVMSKVSPNDLPIMQISATSKLPATEFYQKMKDDFLPQIQQLKGVAEITLLGGEEREIQVKVDQEKLKLYKVSMYQVTEAINRSGLDVPSGKVQTTLVNNPVRLTGKFKSIEDISAVQVAMPTPGSPVYVKDIASITDGIKEIVSVSRYNGVNGIGLLLKKQGDANAVEVSKAVQEKFQAIEKQYASAQVKFTIADDSTDNTIAAVNSVVFDLTLAVILVSIVMLLFLRSFRNSIIVLVAIPTSLVTAFAVMWLLGYTLNLMTLLAMSLIIGILVDDATVVLENIQRHLDMKKDKRVAALDGRMEIGFSALSITLVDVVVFLPILFLQVFVADMLKQFSVVVVTSTLTSLLVGFTLTPWMASRIGKSEDLQPTNFFNRFLLWFEYQLNRFIDWYGRQLEWVLNYKLITTGIILLLFVFTLGIMKQGIIGKELIATGDQGKFRMNLEFDKTTTVQENNIVTQKIESFIAAQPEVQAVFSNVGGPSSGIGSLGVGSVNKSELTIQLKPATERGYQPTEQFMKEIREALKSEFPAINYSMAALGLVPRSAPIEITLSGSDGSQVMKLGSELKSVVEKIPGADNVRLSVEEGSPEFQVIPDKDRMQRLGLTTAYVGQSIRTALTGNDDATLTEQGTEYPVRIWLDDFNRQNMEDVNSLTIINPQGLPIEVSQFAEVIQDNSPSLLERLDRQPSITLTADALGRPSGTVADEVVAYIKQNPLPEGIQMTWGSDIKRQNDSFGALGSVLLISFILIYLIMVALYDSFVYPFVVLFSIPVAAIGAFLALNLTLNNLSLFALLGLIMLMGLVAKNAILIVDFANQLKASGKHFKEALITAGKERMRPILMTTLAMVIGMLPIALAKGTASEWKNGLAWVIIGGLLSSLILTVFLVPMVYYVVDSLKSKMKIINPL, from the coding sequence ATGAACATCACCGAAATTTCTATTAACCGTCCTTCGCTGATTATTGTCTTATTCAGCGTGTTTATACTAGCTGGTTTTTTAGGTTATAAAAATCTCAGCTATGAGTTGATGCCAGACTTCAATCAACCCGTTGTAGTTATTAAGACGGGCTATCCGGGTGCAGACCCTACCGAAGTAGAAACTTCCGTTTCGAGGAAAATTGAGGACGCCTTATCTAACCTTGAAGGCGTTGATTTTATCGTAACCAAATCATTGCCTAACGCATCGGTACTCATTGTCAATTTAAAATACGGATCTGATCTGGATCAAACGATGCAGGATGCGCAACGCTATATTGATAATATCCGGAGGGATTTACCACAGGATATTTTAAGTCCTGTGATGAGCAAAGTCTCGCCTAATGATTTACCCATTATGCAGATCAGCGCAACCAGCAAACTTCCCGCAACTGAATTTTATCAAAAAATGAAAGATGATTTTCTTCCGCAAATTCAGCAACTAAAAGGAGTAGCAGAAATTACATTACTAGGCGGTGAAGAAAGGGAGATTCAGGTTAAAGTAGATCAGGAGAAATTGAAATTGTACAAAGTCTCCATGTATCAGGTTACAGAGGCGATTAATCGTTCTGGTCTTGATGTTCCTTCAGGTAAGGTTCAGACCACCCTTGTTAACAATCCAGTCAGGCTAACAGGAAAATTTAAATCCATCGAGGACATCAGTGCAGTTCAGGTAGCCATGCCCACACCAGGCAGTCCAGTATATGTAAAAGACATTGCCTCCATTACCGATGGAATTAAAGAAATCGTATCTGTAAGCCGATATAACGGAGTGAATGGGATTGGTCTTTTACTTAAAAAGCAGGGGGATGCGAATGCGGTGGAAGTTTCCAAAGCGGTGCAGGAAAAATTTCAGGCAATTGAAAAACAGTATGCTTCGGCACAAGTAAAATTCACCATAGCTGATGACTCCACAGACAACACGATTGCAGCGGTGAATTCTGTTGTATTCGACTTGACTTTAGCTGTCATATTAGTGTCAATTGTGATGCTTCTATTTTTAAGAAGCTTCCGAAACTCTATTATCGTTCTGGTGGCTATACCGACCTCTCTGGTAACTGCTTTCGCGGTGATGTGGCTCTTAGGTTACACACTCAACTTAATGACCTTATTAGCCATGTCATTAATCATCGGGATTTTGGTCGATGATGCAACAGTCGTACTGGAAAATATCCAGCGACATCTTGATATGAAAAAGGATAAACGAGTGGCCGCATTGGATGGTCGAATGGAAATTGGATTTTCAGCATTGTCAATAACCCTTGTGGACGTGGTCGTATTCCTTCCCATTTTATTTCTACAGGTATTTGTTGCAGACATGCTCAAGCAATTTTCTGTAGTGGTGGTCACCTCTACTTTAACAAGTCTACTCGTTGGGTTTACGTTAACACCGTGGATGGCTTCGCGCATCGGTAAATCGGAGGATTTACAACCAACCAATTTTTTCAATCGGTTTTTACTTTGGTTTGAGTATCAGTTAAATCGGTTTATTGATTGGTATGGAAGGCAGTTGGAGTGGGTATTAAATTACAAACTTATCACCACTGGCATTATTCTCTTGTTGTTTGTTTTCACGTTAGGCATAATGAAACAAGGCATCATTGGAAAAGAGTTGATTGCAACGGGTGATCAAGGAAAGTTTCGCATGAACCTTGAATTTGACAAAACCACCACGGTACAGGAAAATAATATCGTTACTCAGAAAATAGAAAGTTTTATTGCAGCACAACCAGAGGTGCAGGCTGTCTTTAGTAATGTGGGCGGACCAAGTTCAGGAATTGGAAGTTTAGGTGTTGGCTCCGTTAATAAATCAGAATTGACCATTCAGCTAAAACCTGCCACTGAACGAGGCTATCAACCTACCGAACAATTCATGAAAGAAATTCGCGAAGCATTGAAGTCAGAATTTCCGGCCATCAATTATTCTATGGCTGCATTGGGGCTTGTACCCCGTTCGGCTCCGATTGAAATTACATTAAGCGGAAGCGATGGAAGTCAGGTAATGAAGTTAGGAAGTGAATTAAAGTCGGTGGTTGAAAAAATTCCAGGTGCAGATAATGTTCGTCTCTCCGTGGAAGAAGGAAGCCCTGAGTTCCAGGTAATTCCTGATAAGGATCGAATGCAGCGATTAGGACTCACCACTGCTTATGTTGGCCAAAGTATTCGCACAGCATTAACGGGAAACGATGATGCTACGCTTACTGAACAAGGTACGGAATACCCAGTGAGGATATGGCTGGATGATTTCAATCGACAGAATATGGAGGATGTTAATTCGCTAACCATTATTAATCCGCAAGGTTTACCTATTGAAGTATCTCAATTTGCTGAAGTTATCCAGGATAATTCGCCTTCGTTATTGGAACGATTAGACAGACAGCCTTCTATCACGTTAACAGCCGATGCACTGGGGCGCCCTTCCGGAACAGTTGCGGATGAAGTGGTGGCTTATATAAAGCAAAATCCATTACCCGAAGGAATTCAAATGACTTGGGGCAGTGATATAAAAAGACAGAATGATAGTTTTGGAGCACTTGGGTCAGTGCTTCTTATTTCATTCATTTTGATTTATCTGATCATGGTGGCGTTGTATGATAGTTTTGTCTATCCTTTTGTGGTATTGTTTTCTATACCCGTTGCGGCAATTGGAGCTTTCCTGGCGCTAAATCTGACTCTAAACAACCTGAGTTTATTTGCTTTGCTTGGGTTAATTATGCTGATGGGATTGGTGGCAAAAAATGCGATTCTGATTGTGGATTTTGCCAATCAATTAAAAGCCTCCGGAAAACATTTTAAGGAAGCCTTAATTACTGCGGGGAAAGAGCGTATGCGTCCCATATTAATGACTACCCTGGCAATGGTTATTGGTATGTTACCGATAGCGTTAGCCAAAGGTACAGCCAGTGAGTGGAAAAATGGACTAGCCTGGGTAATTATTGGCGGATTGCTTTCATCGCTGATTTTAACAGTGTTCCTGGTTCCAATGGTTTATTATGTAGTTGATTCGCTTAAGTCAAAAATGAAGATTATTAACCCATTATGA
- a CDS encoding efflux RND transporter periplasmic adaptor subunit produces MKKILYFAIPLALIVLIAVRLKSNKETSLNRIYTYNKEQAIEVRTDTVKYIRTGIQKSFTGLFEPDKETKVSADVQGKIVSVFVDAGSYVKKGQSLIKIDDALLNLQLQSVSIQIEGLEADVKRYSILAESDAIQGVQLEKTQLALKSAQVQRSTLLEQISRTIVAAPFNGIVTLKMAEAGSYAAPGVPLLQLTDISSLRFTIQVPENDLTIFHNNQAVDVFAELYPSISLAGKISLIGSKGNMANSFPIQALVKNTQDMKIKSGMFGKIVIEEKLDERQLTIPASAIVGSTLKPQVYVVEQGKAKLRDITIADRKGSTAVIQSGLHEGEMVITNGLINLFDGATVESKN; encoded by the coding sequence ATGAAAAAGATTTTGTACTTCGCAATACCTCTGGCCTTGATTGTGCTCATTGCCGTGCGTTTAAAAAGTAATAAAGAAACTTCTTTAAACCGTATTTATACCTACAACAAAGAACAGGCTATCGAGGTAAGAACCGATACTGTAAAATATATCCGCACGGGTATTCAAAAATCCTTTACCGGTCTGTTTGAACCCGACAAAGAAACCAAGGTAAGTGCAGATGTGCAGGGTAAAATCGTAAGCGTATTTGTAGATGCGGGCAGCTATGTAAAGAAAGGGCAGTCGCTCATTAAAATTGATGATGCCTTGTTGAATCTACAACTTCAATCCGTATCCATTCAAATAGAGGGATTGGAAGCCGATGTGAAACGCTATTCAATTCTTGCTGAATCAGATGCAATCCAGGGGGTACAGTTGGAAAAAACTCAACTGGCATTAAAATCAGCACAGGTTCAGCGGAGTACTTTATTGGAGCAAATTAGCAGAACAATCGTTGCTGCTCCGTTCAATGGGATTGTAACACTTAAAATGGCTGAAGCTGGTTCCTATGCGGCACCTGGAGTACCCCTGCTGCAACTCACCGATATTTCTTCACTCCGTTTTACCATTCAGGTTCCTGAAAATGACCTAACGATATTTCACAACAACCAGGCAGTAGACGTTTTTGCCGAGCTCTATCCGTCAATTTCACTTGCAGGAAAAATTTCCCTCATCGGAAGCAAAGGTAACATGGCCAATTCTTTTCCAATTCAAGCCTTGGTGAAAAATACACAGGACATGAAAATCAAGTCAGGCATGTTTGGGAAAATTGTGATTGAAGAAAAGCTTGATGAAAGGCAACTTACCATTCCGGCATCAGCCATCGTGGGCTCTACTTTAAAGCCTCAGGTGTATGTGGTTGAACAGGGAAAGGCCAAGCTTCGCGACATAACTATAGCGGATAGAAAAGGAAGCACCGCTGTTATTCAATCCGGATTGCATGAAGGTGAAATGGTCATCACGAATGGCCTTATCAATCTCTTTGATGGTGCTACTGTAGAAAGTAAGAATTAA
- a CDS encoding long-chain fatty acid--CoA ligase, with amino-acid sequence MTQPTRLFDLLDEQAMAQPNQLFLSSKKQPGNPMEWRGYTYQDVKNVVNQTSQLLLNLGLQHGDTVAIISSNRPEWNFVDLGALQVGIINIPMYPTFSEHDYEFILQDAEVCFVFAEDEIIISKVMAVRNNCPTLKGVISFECSLDADYFWDILPALDTIGHDKIKLKKKSLSPEHLATIIYTSGTTGNPKGVMLTHQNLMSNIKSVKQVLPLGGGRKSLSFLPLCHSFERTVFYVYLCFGIHISYAESLDTLVDNLKDVKPYCFTTVPRLLEKVYEKIMAKGAVLEGIKKKLFYWSIAVGEQYRIGEKQGLIYGIKLGLARKLVFSKWLEVMGGEVKYIITGAAAMQPRLITLFTAAGIGIIEGYGLTETSPVLTVNGYAESDRCVGSVGMAIPGVEIELAADGEVLARGPNIMKGYYKRPDLTAEVIQSDGWFHTGDIGTWIERNGKKFLKITDRKKELFKTAGGKYVAPQVIEMKMKEIKYIEQIMVVGGDDKKFIAALIVPSQVQVREWAEQKGLRIISRSELIAHQEVREMLQAEVNACNTHFGQWEQIKKITLLADEWSPATGELTPTMKLKRKAIYTKYKDLIQAMYQEGSDSGMEGYERVY; translated from the coding sequence ATGACACAACCAACCCGACTATTTGATTTATTGGATGAGCAGGCTATGGCTCAACCCAATCAACTTTTTTTGTCATCAAAAAAACAGCCGGGTAACCCAATGGAGTGGAGGGGCTACACGTATCAGGATGTAAAAAATGTAGTTAACCAAACCAGTCAGCTTTTGCTAAATCTGGGTTTACAGCACGGTGATACTGTAGCCATTATTTCATCGAACCGACCGGAATGGAATTTTGTTGACCTCGGGGCATTACAGGTTGGCATCATCAATATACCGATGTATCCTACCTTCTCGGAACATGATTATGAATTTATACTTCAGGATGCCGAAGTGTGTTTTGTGTTTGCCGAAGATGAAATAATTATAAGCAAGGTGATGGCGGTGCGCAATAACTGCCCAACCCTGAAGGGCGTCATTAGTTTTGAGTGCTCACTAGATGCAGATTACTTCTGGGATATATTGCCTGCACTGGATACCATTGGTCACGACAAAATTAAGTTGAAAAAGAAATCCCTTTCTCCAGAACACTTGGCCACCATTATTTATACATCCGGTACAACGGGTAACCCGAAAGGGGTGATGCTGACGCACCAGAACCTGATGAGTAATATCAAGAGTGTGAAGCAGGTTTTGCCTTTGGGTGGCGGAAGGAAGTCGTTGAGCTTTCTTCCGTTGTGCCACAGTTTTGAGCGTACGGTATTCTATGTATACCTGTGCTTTGGTATTCATATCAGCTATGCTGAAAGTCTGGATACACTTGTTGATAACCTGAAGGATGTTAAGCCTTATTGTTTCACAACGGTACCCCGTTTACTCGAGAAAGTTTACGAAAAAATTATGGCTAAAGGTGCAGTGCTGGAGGGTATTAAAAAGAAACTCTTTTACTGGTCTATTGCGGTGGGTGAGCAATACCGCATTGGAGAAAAGCAGGGATTAATTTATGGTATAAAGCTCGGCCTTGCACGCAAGCTGGTGTTTTCAAAATGGCTGGAAGTGATGGGCGGTGAAGTGAAATATATCATCACGGGTGCTGCGGCTATGCAACCCAGGCTGATCACCTTATTTACGGCTGCGGGTATCGGTATCATTGAAGGCTACGGCCTAACGGAGACTTCCCCTGTGCTTACCGTAAATGGGTATGCGGAATCTGATCGGTGTGTAGGTTCAGTGGGCATGGCCATTCCGGGTGTGGAGATTGAACTGGCTGCCGATGGGGAAGTGCTTGCGCGTGGCCCCAACATAATGAAGGGTTATTACAAACGGCCTGACCTCACCGCAGAGGTGATTCAGTCTGATGGATGGTTTCATACGGGTGACATAGGAACGTGGATAGAACGTAACGGTAAAAAATTTTTAAAAATCACCGATAGGAAAAAAGAACTCTTTAAAACGGCTGGAGGAAAATATGTTGCTCCGCAAGTTATTGAAATGAAAATGAAGGAGATCAAATACATTGAGCAGATTATGGTGGTAGGGGGTGATGACAAAAAGTTTATAGCGGCATTGATTGTTCCCTCACAGGTGCAGGTTCGCGAATGGGCGGAGCAAAAGGGGTTGCGAATTATTTCACGGAGTGAATTGATAGCTCATCAAGAAGTGAGGGAAATGCTTCAGGCAGAGGTGAATGCCTGCAACACGCATTTCGGGCAGTGGGAGCAAATAAAAAAGATAACCTTGCTGGCTGATGAATGGTCACCGGCTACTGGTGAATTAACACCAACCATGAAGCTGAAGCGGAAGGCCATTTATACAAAATATAAAGATCTCATTCAGGCTATGTATCAAGAGGGTAGCGACTCAGGCATGGAAGGGTATGAACGTGTTTATTGA
- a CDS encoding thiamine pyrophosphate-binding protein, whose product MNGGEIIARLLKQQGVRFLFTLSGGHISPIFVEAEKQGIRVIDTRHEVTAAFAADAVARLTGIPGVATVTAGPGITNTITAIKNAQLAQSPLVLLGGAVATLLQGRGALQDIDQLSLMRPIVKWAARITKVKEIERVLSRAFYEATRGVPGPVFVECPVDILYPENIVREWYGIKSHEVPPKNIIQRMERWYINRHARKLFEDVNFKEHSGHVKDASVPYHATSDLKNALSKLNGSKKPVLVIGSGAIMNAQKANALSDAVNRLGLPVYLSGMARGLLRTDHPIQLRHHRKEAIRDADLIILAGVPNDFRLDYGNHIGHTPFISINRSRLDLYQNKKPTLAVQADPQEFLIALADHYQGKYTEWIGNLRSRDNQREEKINTMSEEVQAGINPLTLFRVLNTLLDKNTILIADGGDFVATAAYTLRPAAPLSWLDPGVFGTLGVGAGFALGAKLVYPEKDVWIIYGDGSAGYSLMEFDTFTRHQLPVVALIGNDGCWGQIARDQVTLLKSECAVNLRQSNYEKVAHAFGAEGVRVESIEDFSDSVTLALSKSRSGVPFIINAIISKSDFRKGSISM is encoded by the coding sequence ATGAACGGAGGAGAAATCATCGCCCGCCTGCTGAAGCAACAAGGTGTAAGATTTTTGTTTACCCTGAGTGGCGGACACATTTCTCCGATATTTGTGGAGGCCGAAAAACAAGGCATACGGGTAATCGATACCCGGCACGAAGTGACGGCAGCATTTGCTGCCGATGCTGTTGCACGTCTCACAGGAATACCCGGTGTGGCGACCGTAACTGCGGGTCCGGGAATTACCAACACCATTACAGCCATTAAGAATGCTCAACTGGCGCAATCGCCCCTGGTACTTTTGGGAGGAGCGGTGGCTACACTGTTGCAGGGCAGGGGAGCACTCCAGGATATTGATCAGCTTTCGTTAATGCGCCCAATCGTAAAATGGGCAGCACGCATTACAAAAGTAAAAGAGATTGAAAGGGTACTTAGCAGGGCTTTCTATGAAGCAACCCGTGGCGTACCTGGGCCGGTGTTTGTGGAATGCCCGGTTGATATTCTTTATCCGGAGAATATTGTGCGTGAATGGTATGGAATTAAATCACATGAGGTACCGCCTAAAAATATAATTCAACGTATGGAACGTTGGTATATTAATAGGCATGCTCGAAAATTATTTGAAGACGTAAACTTTAAAGAGCACTCTGGCCATGTTAAAGATGCAAGTGTTCCTTACCACGCTACATCCGATTTAAAAAATGCATTAAGCAAGCTCAATGGTTCAAAAAAGCCCGTTTTGGTAATCGGTAGTGGTGCCATCATGAATGCCCAAAAAGCAAATGCACTGTCCGATGCTGTCAATAGATTGGGATTACCGGTTTATCTCAGCGGTATGGCCCGGGGCTTGTTAAGAACCGATCATCCCATACAGCTGCGTCATCACCGGAAGGAGGCTATCCGGGATGCTGATCTGATCATCCTCGCTGGTGTACCAAATGATTTTCGACTGGATTACGGAAATCACATTGGCCATACACCTTTTATTTCTATCAACAGAAGCCGGCTGGATTTATACCAAAATAAAAAGCCAACCCTGGCAGTGCAGGCCGATCCGCAAGAATTTTTGATCGCATTGGCCGATCACTATCAGGGTAAATACACGGAATGGATAGGGAATTTGCGCAGTCGCGATAACCAACGCGAAGAAAAAATCAATACCATGTCGGAAGAAGTGCAAGCAGGTATTAACCCGTTAACACTTTTCCGGGTACTGAATACGCTGTTAGACAAGAACACAATATTGATTGCCGATGGTGGTGACTTTGTGGCTACAGCTGCTTACACGCTTCGGCCGGCAGCTCCGCTCTCGTGGCTCGATCCGGGTGTGTTTGGCACATTGGGTGTAGGTGCAGGATTTGCCCTGGGAGCAAAACTTGTTTATCCCGAAAAGGATGTTTGGATAATTTATGGAGATGGAAGCGCAGGCTACAGCCTGATGGAGTTCGATACGTTTACACGTCATCAACTACCTGTTGTTGCGCTAATTGGCAATGACGGGTGCTGGGGCCAAATTGCCCGCGACCAGGTAACCCTGTTGAAGAGCGAATGTGCTGTGAACCTGCGACAATCCAATTACGAAAAAGTTGCGCATGCTTTTGGTGCCGAAGGAGTTCGGGTAGAAAGCATTGAAGACTTTAGTGATTCGGTTACCCTTGCATTGAGCAAGAGCCGTAGCGGTGTTCCATTTATCATCAATGCCATCATTAGTAAAAGCGATTTCAGAAAGGGTTCCATCTCTATGTAA
- the nadA gene encoding quinolinate synthase NadA, translated as MIDLLETQTISLEISAIKKRKNAIVLAHYYQKPEIQEVADMVGDSLQMAQFAAGSRAEILVVAGVYFMAETAKILNPSRKVLLPDTEAGCSLADSCPPEEFKAFIQQHPQSPVVCYINCSAEIKAMSDVVCTSSNAEKVIRSIQSDKPIIFAPDVNLGKYLMRKTGRKFLLWDGSCLVHENFSMDKILSLHRLYPNAKFIAHPESQPHILQVASYIGSTKGMIEYVKSDACTEFIVATEAGILHEMRKQAPDKLLIPAPTHEDNTCACSECPYMKMNTLEKLRDCLLYEQPEIQVNTAIRQQAASALERMLKLS; from the coding sequence ATGATTGACTTGCTGGAAACACAAACAATTTCATTGGAAATATCAGCGATCAAGAAACGCAAAAATGCAATTGTCCTTGCACACTATTACCAGAAACCCGAAATACAAGAGGTAGCGGATATGGTTGGCGATAGCTTGCAAATGGCCCAATTTGCTGCCGGGTCCCGGGCGGAGATTTTAGTAGTGGCCGGTGTATACTTTATGGCTGAAACCGCTAAGATTTTAAATCCTTCACGTAAGGTACTGCTTCCGGATACGGAAGCTGGCTGTTCGCTTGCCGATTCCTGTCCTCCTGAAGAATTCAAAGCTTTTATTCAACAACATCCTCAATCACCTGTGGTATGTTACATTAATTGCAGCGCTGAAATCAAGGCGATGAGTGATGTGGTCTGCACCTCGTCCAATGCCGAGAAGGTAATTCGTTCCATTCAAAGTGATAAGCCCATCATTTTTGCACCCGATGTAAACCTAGGCAAGTATCTCATGCGTAAAACAGGCAGGAAATTTTTGTTATGGGATGGAAGCTGCCTGGTGCATGAAAACTTTTCTATGGACAAAATTCTTTCATTACACCGGTTGTACCCAAACGCAAAATTCATTGCTCACCCTGAATCACAGCCGCACATTTTACAAGTTGCTTCTTATATCGGTTCTACCAAAGGCATGATTGAATATGTAAAGAGCGATGCATGCACAGAATTTATTGTGGCAACTGAAGCAGGTATTTTACATGAAATGCGCAAACAGGCGCCTGATAAGCTATTGATTCCCGCACCAACGCATGAAGATAATACCTGTGCCTGCAGCGAATGTCCATATATGAAAATGAATACCCTCGAAAAGCTGCGGGATTGCCTCTTGTATGAACAACCTGAAATACAGGTGAACACGGCTATACGACAACAGGCTGCCAGCGCGCTTGAACGAATGCTGAAATTATCTTGA
- a CDS encoding cytochrome c, protein MKESHKYGLYVGLLLSFSVYTMFVYTQPVVVDAQISADPAVGKMIWQERNCSACHQLYGLGGFLGPDLTNVYSATGKGSLYIKAFVSSGTTVMPSFDMSEKELEHLLAFLAHVDASGKADPKTFKRNVSGTIEPQ, encoded by the coding sequence TTGAAAGAAAGTCATAAATACGGTTTGTATGTAGGGTTGCTTTTGTCATTCTCTGTTTATACGATGTTTGTTTATACACAGCCAGTTGTTGTGGACGCCCAGATAAGCGCTGACCCTGCAGTGGGAAAAATGATTTGGCAGGAAAGAAACTGTTCAGCGTGTCATCAGCTTTATGGGTTGGGCGGATTCCTGGGGCCCGATCTTACCAATGTCTATTCGGCTACAGGTAAAGGTTCGCTTTACATTAAAGCTTTTGTTAGCAGCGGTACAACGGTCATGCCTTCATTTGATATGTCGGAAAAGGAATTGGAACACCTGCTTGCGTTCTTAGCACATGTAGATGCTTCCGGAAAAGCAGACCCGAAAACTTTTAAACGCAACGTTAGTGGAACCATTGAACCACAATAG
- a CDS encoding GNAT family N-acetyltransferase, which translates to MEEKLDVAVQAGNPDQKKLIIKEIIYPRELEAFIGFPYLLYRGNPFYVPPLKSDERKTLRLTNPAFDHCEAKYWLAYRSGKIVGRIAGIINHGFIDRWGKKYARFGWFDFKEDETIAQALLHHVERWAKEKGMDAVHGPMGFTNFDPAGLLVDGFNQLATLSELYNYPYYPDCIEKAGYHKEVDWIEYRISIPKKVPEKVRQVATIVKRRSKLSVVNLNESNSIMTYAHSIFELINVCYGHLHGMVPLTEKQIQYYTKRYLSFIRKDYVSLVVDSCGTLIAFGITMPSLSKALQKANGTLFPFGLFHILKALRKNNTAELCLVAIRPDYQGKGVNALVMEEMNKAFNRNNITMAESNPELEDNKQVQSLWSYYEAEQHKRRRCYIKYL; encoded by the coding sequence ATGGAAGAAAAATTGGATGTTGCCGTGCAGGCGGGAAATCCTGACCAAAAAAAACTCATCATTAAAGAAATTATTTATCCCAGAGAACTTGAGGCTTTTATCGGTTTTCCATACCTATTGTACCGGGGTAATCCGTTCTATGTGCCGCCCCTTAAATCGGATGAAAGGAAAACCCTTCGGCTCACCAATCCCGCATTCGATCATTGTGAGGCAAAATATTGGTTGGCTTATCGAAGTGGAAAAATTGTAGGTCGGATTGCCGGGATTATTAACCATGGATTTATCGACCGTTGGGGTAAAAAGTATGCGCGGTTTGGTTGGTTTGATTTTAAAGAGGATGAAACCATTGCGCAGGCTCTTTTACACCACGTTGAACGATGGGCCAAGGAAAAGGGTATGGATGCAGTACATGGCCCTATGGGATTTACCAACTTCGACCCGGCTGGATTGTTGGTTGACGGGTTTAATCAGTTGGCAACCCTCTCAGAACTCTATAACTATCCATACTATCCTGACTGCATCGAAAAGGCCGGATATCACAAGGAGGTGGATTGGATTGAGTATAGGATTTCAATTCCAAAAAAGGTACCCGAGAAAGTCAGACAAGTGGCGACTATTGTTAAAAGAAGAAGCAAGCTCTCTGTGGTAAATCTTAATGAATCAAATAGTATAATGACCTATGCACATTCCATATTTGAATTGATTAATGTCTGCTACGGTCACTTACACGGCATGGTCCCGTTAACGGAGAAACAAATTCAGTATTACACCAAGCGATACTTATCCTTTATTCGCAAAGATTATGTGTCGCTGGTGGTCGATTCGTGTGGAACATTAATCGCATTTGGAATTACTATGCCATCCCTTTCAAAAGCATTGCAAAAAGCCAATGGAACTTTATTTCCCTTTGGTCTTTTCCATATTTTGAAAGCCCTGCGAAAAAACAACACGGCAGAGCTATGCCTGGTTGCCATTAGACCAGATTATCAAGGCAAAGGAGTCAATGCTCTAGTTATGGAAGAAATGAATAAAGCATTTAATCGAAATAATATTACCATGGCAGAATCAAATCCGGAACTGGAAGATAATAAGCAGGTGCAGTCGCTTTGGTCGTACTATGAAGCAGAACAACATAAGCGAAGAAGGTGCTATATAAAATATTTGTAA